CAAGCTAGCACGACAGCGTTGCTGGCCGCGACTCTAACTGGCGCCGGCAACCGGATCGTCGCAGTAGGCGATCACGGCGTGATCCTGCTATCCGATGATGGCAAGACTTATCGCCAGGCGCGCAGCGTGCCGACCCGCACCATGCTGACCACGGTATTCTTCATTGACCGCCAGACCGGCTGGGCCGCAGGTCATGACGGCGTGGTCCTGAAAACCGTCGATGGCGGCGACACCTGGCGGCTGCTGCGTCAGCAGTATGGCCAGGAACAGCCGATATTGTCGATCTGGTTTGCCGATGCCGACAATGGCCTGGCGGTCGGGCTGTTTGGCATGGCGTTGCGGACTGCCGACGGTGGCGTCACATGGCGTGAAGTGAAATTGACAGACGGCGATGCTGCCGATCGCCACCTGTACCGGATTCTCGCCACCCATACCGGAACCTTGCTGATCACGGCCGAAGCCGGCACCGTGTTCCGTTCGGAAGATGGCGGCAAGCATTGGGATGTGATCGATACCGGTGAAAAAGGCTCGCTATGGAGTGCCACGGCATTTGCCGAGAATGGCGTCAGCACGGTGGTCATGGTCGGCATGCGCGGCCATATCATCCGCAGCGCCGACGACGGTAAGAGTTGGCAAGCCATCGCCTCCGGTACCACGCAATCGTTGACCGACGCCGATAGCCTGTCGGAACGGGAACTGGTAGTAGGCGGCATGGGCGGCACTCTGTTGCGCAGCAACGATGGCGGTCGCCATTTCGTTGCCGTGCCGGGTGCCGGCGACGCGCCGATTACGGCGCTGGTCAAGATGCCTGGCGCCGAAACAGCGCCGCTGGCGCTGTTTTCATTGGGTGGCGTCTTGCCGCCATTGCCGCGCGCCGCGCTGCAATGATGGACGCAACTATCGCTGGGCAGTCACCGCAGGCGTCGGCAGGTTCATCAGCCTGATCATCAATTTCTCAAAGGCCGGCACGTTCACTTCGCGCACCACCGTGGTAGGGCTGGCGATCAGGCCAGGCGGTGCGTAGGCTGCGGGCCAGGACAGAGTATTGCCGTAGCCGGCGCCGAAGTCGGTGTCGATGCTGACATACAACTGGTCGGACTTGCTGATCAGGCTTGGATCGAGCCATACGGCGGTAGCCAGTTCATCCCACAGTGGAAAACCGGTTTCGGTAACTTTTTTTACCACTTGCGCCATTTGTGTATTTGATTTGGTCATGTCGCTCAGCAGCTTCGCGCTCAGCTCGGTCGCGGTCGACGGATCGGCAGGCACCATGACGATGTGTTTCCACGGCGCGCGCAGCACAATCTTGGCGGCTTCCGGGTCCCAGCGGAAGTTGAATTCGAGGCGTGGCGTGTTGATGTATTCCCGCGCAAACTGTTCTGCCGATTTCGATGGTAGAACCTGGTGCGGATTCAGGCTGCCGCCCATGTAGACGATTTCCTTGGCGGTCGCCGCAAAGCTGGGGTCGAGGCTGATGGCCAATGCCACATTGGTCATTGGTCCGGTTGCCAGGATGGTTACCTGGCCAGGAAATTCGTGCACCTTGCGGATCATGAAATTGGCGGCGATTTCGTTGGCTGGCTTGGTGTGCGGCATGCCTTCTGGCAGAGGCGGCACCACATCATGAGCATGGTAATTCGGCTGGCTCTGGATCGTGCCATCCGGCCACTTGCCGTCCATCCAGGCGCCTTTATAGACCAGCTTGCCGTACAAAGCTTCCCAGCGTCGCGTTGTTTCTTCCGTGTTCAGCAACGGGAACACCGAACCGGGCACCACTGGAATGTCGCTGCGGCCGATCAACTCCAACGTACGCAGCGCATGTGCGACGTTTTCGTCATGCCAGGTCGAACCGCTGACGATGGTCAAGCCCAATACCTCCACCTCCGGCGACTGCAGGGCCATCAATTGCGCCGCGCGCGGACCGCCGATGTCGTCGTCGATAA
This DNA window, taken from Collimonas arenae, encodes the following:
- a CDS encoding WD40/YVTN/BNR-like repeat-containing protein, translated to MLRLSITFSVQRASFAMLMAAMLVWSGAAAGAASSGWPTDRPAQLRPQASTTALLAATLTGAGNRIVAVGDHGVILLSDDGKTYRQARSVPTRTMLTTVFFIDRQTGWAAGHDGVVLKTVDGGDTWRLLRQQYGQEQPILSIWFADADNGLAVGLFGMALRTADGGVTWREVKLTDGDAADRHLYRILATHTGTLLITAEAGTVFRSEDGGKHWDVIDTGEKGSLWSATAFAENGVSTVVMVGMRGHIIRSADDGKSWQAIASGTTQSLTDADSLSERELVVGGMGGTLLRSNDGGRHFVAVPGAGDAPITALVKMPGAETAPLALFSLGGVLPPLPRAALQ
- a CDS encoding nucleoside hydrolase; protein product: MKSNPLRRRLISAVFMLGLTVSATLPLQAHAEGKRKVIIDDDIGGPRAAQLMALQSPEVEVLGLTIVSGSTWHDENVAHALRTLELIGRSDIPVVPGSVFPLLNTEETTRRWEALYGKLVYKGAWMDGKWPDGTIQSQPNYHAHDVVPPLPEGMPHTKPANEIAANFMIRKVHEFPGQVTILATGPMTNVALAISLDPSFAATAKEIVYMGGSLNPHQVLPSKSAEQFAREYINTPRLEFNFRWDPEAAKIVLRAPWKHIVMVPADPSTATELSAKLLSDMTKSNTQMAQVVKKVTETGFPLWDELATAVWLDPSLISKSDQLYVSIDTDFGAGYGNTLSWPAAYAPPGLIASPTTVVREVNVPAFEKLMIRLMNLPTPAVTAQR